The Serinus canaria isolate serCan28SL12 chromosome 18, serCan2020, whole genome shotgun sequence region gccctTGCCCTGCTCCAACAGCTGCCGGTGCCACCACTGGGACTGCAGCAGGTCCTTGCGGGTCCTCAGCAGCGCCTTGTAGTAGCTGATGACGTCATCAATGTCACGGAACTGCAGCACAGGTCCTGGGGTCAGggacaccctgccctgccctccctggggtcagggacaccctgccctgctctccctggggtCAGggacaccctgccctgccctccctggggtcagggacaccctgccctggggggaaccctgccctcccctgggGTCAGGGACACCCCCCTGCCTCCCTCgaccctgctctccctggggtCAGggacaccctgccctgccctccctggggtcAGGGACACCCTGCCCTACCCTCCCTGGGGTCAGGGACaacctgccctgctctccctggggtCAGggacaccctgccctgctctccctggggtCAGGgacaccctgccctgccttcccctgTCCTGGTTCTCCTCTCCTGACCCTGCTCCCTGTCACCCACCTTGGTGGCCAGggagcccctcccagcccacctgGAGTCTCTGGGTTTTGTCAGGGGCTGATTTCCCTGGCCTTGCCTCATCCCTCTGGTTCAAAGCCAGGGGAGCCCTCCCTGAGCCATGTCCAAGCTCACCTGTGAATTCTCCACCACATCCTCCAGGTACTTCTTGAATGGGGAGTACTTCAGCAACTTTTTGGAGAGTTTCTGGTGCTTTTTTCTCAGGGCTTCCAGTTCCCTCCTAGCCCTCAAGAGCTCACTCTCCTTTTTTGaattctcctctttctcttctttggcTTTCTTCAGAGCTTGGGTTCTCAGCCTTTCATTCTCCTGGCGAGGTTTCCAGCAGTAGCCACAGCCAGAAGGGGAGGGAGGCAcgggaaggcagagctggctcacTCAGGAGAGCCTCCAGAAGGAGAGCCTAGCACTCGGCACCactccctccctgtccctttggctgggcagcacctgggctggggctgtgccttcCAGAACACCCCTCTCCCACCCAGGGCAcaaatccctgctcccacagctctggccTCAGGGGAGCCttggctgggagagctgggctggggctcctcccagggcagaggggctggtgAGCAGGGGcagtgtgccagctgtgccaggagtaGCAGGAGTGTCAGGTGTGCTATGTATTCCAGGTGTGCCATGTGTGGCAAGGGTATGAGATGTGCCAGGTGTATGAGATGTGCTACGTGTTCCAGGTGTTCCAGGTGTATGAGATGTGCCAGGTGCCAcatgtgccagctgtgccaggagtaCCAGAAGTATCAGGTGTGCTACATATTCCAAGTGTGCCATGTGTGGCTGGTGTATCAGATGTGCCAGGAGTACCAGGGGTATCAGGTGTGCCACATGTGCCAGGTGTATCAGGTGTGCCAGGTATTGCAGGTGTAtcaggtgtgccaggtgtgctACATGttccaggtgtgccaggtgtgccaggaGTACCAGGGGTATCAGGTGTGCCACATGTGCCAGGTGTATCAGGTGTGCCAGGTATTGCAGGTGTATCAAATGTGCCAGGTGTGCTACATGttccaggtgtgccaggtgtgccaggggtgccaggggtACCTTTACAGTCGTCCCAGATGTCACCACGTGGGCTTTCAGCTGGGCCCTCCTGGCGTGCAGGTCCCTCCACTGCTCGGCGAGGGTCTCCATCCTCTCTGCGAAGGCCTGGCAGCACCGGACCGAGGGTGACACGGCTGCCACAGCTAGAGCCACTCCCCGCCCGCCCTGCCACCTTGCAAAGCGCCCCAGCCACgtcccagcagcctcccagctTCCTCAcctcctctgtctcctccaCCACCTTCTCCATCAGCCGCACTTCCTTCATCTTCTTCAGGACGCAGATGAAGGAGTTGGTGGAGTCCTCCTCTGCcgcctgcagctccctgccgCGCAGgtccccagctcacacagcatCCTGGCAGggtgccctggagctgggctgtgtcccaggggcGGGCAggaccccagccccacctcGGAACCCCCCTGGCAGTGCggccccccagccctcccatgCAGGGACTCCCAGCCCAgccggggcagggcagggcagggacaggagcaggcgAGGGATGGGAGTTTGGCACGGCAGGGAAGGAGCCACGGAGGCACGgggggaggctggaggagcccctgacctgagcaggggcaggagcctCTCCTTGTACTGCCCCCGGTAATAGCTCCCGTCCTCATGGGCCATCGCTGCGGCCACCGCAggtcctgtcctgctgctggcccagcctcGGGGCAGCCCGGGGGCTGCTGTGCACTGCACGAGCCCTGGGGCTACTCCAGGACACCAGGACGAGCCCTGGGGCTACTCAGTCCCAGAGAGAGGCACTGTGGCTCCTCCAACCATTGTGAGAGCTCCGGCACTACTCTGGGCACTGTGacagctccaggggctcctgCACCCATTGTGacagctccaggggctcctCCCTGCACTGTGACAGCTCCTGTGAGtccccctggcagcaggggGACTGACCACTGTGTCCAGGACCTGGCATTTTTTCACTCCCTTCTCTTCTTCATTCATCGtctctgcttcttcctctgccCAGACTTGGCCCTTGTGCCCTCCGCTGCCCTGGGGGTCTGTcaggctcctggcagccccctgtcctgtcccagagccccctgccctgtcccagagcccagctggagctcagggagggctgggcactgccctgccagggctccctccctggcccagcctgggctctccCATTTGCCAAGAATCAGAGGATTGGTTTTGAGCCGATCCATTTCTCCCTCAAACGAGGCCCCGGGACCAAGGCCCGCCCCAAAGGAAGGATGGGACTCATGGGCCAGCTGGGGAGCCCGGGGCTGATGGAATTGCTGCTCCCCGGGGATTtcacctctcctgctccctgccagccttggCCTCGCTGGctgagtgcagagcagggcacagggcctgcagcagcagctggaactgagggtttgtgctgctccagcccctcgggcagctgcagggagcattTCTGGGCACAGAACCCACAAAAGCCCTtttgtgcctgtgcctgctgctcctcctcccagcaggaTGAGTCCCTGGATCCTTCACGGCACCTCCTGGGCACGGGCTCTGTTTAAGGAACAACCAGCACAAGCCTGGCAATGGTGAAAACTCCCAAAGTGCATTTTCAATATCCCCCAAAAGAAATTCTATAGTGCTGATATAACAAATACTAATGTTAAAATATACTAAAAATGTAGGTTTACTtgaatatataataatataggatagattatatattatatagcTTTATAGACAATgagtaaaatatataaaataaattctaaagCAGAAGAATATCTAAGGAGGCAGATTTGCTGACTTAGTAAGACTTTTGCTTGCTCATTCCCAAAGCACTTCCACAAGCAGAAGAAATGAGGGGGGTTTTAGGATCTCTCAAGTTCTCCACGATTTCAGTTACACCCAGACCTAAATGAGAACGCTGCAgttgttttggtgttttaaaCTGAGTTTTTATGGAGCTGCTCTGACCTGCCCAGTGCCCCCCTGGGCCGGGCACCCCTCTGTGCCCAAGGAGGGCactgggggctcagggggcactgcaggagctcctggcccagcccggcccggccggggctCCTGCAGCAATCCCGGGCAGCTGGGGACATCTCCTggcctgggatggagcagcGCTGCAGGAAAATCGCccggagcagagcctgcagctcctctccctggccGCGGCAGGGCGGGCACCGCGCTCCGGCTCCAGGCAActtatctgaaagaaaaataggaaaaaagccCCTTTTTTGTTAAAAGTGACAAAACCCCACTTGTTTTAAATCACAACATCTCCATTAACCACCCTGAACGCCAAAGTAgagcctgcctgctgctcctgggcacatttcatttcatttcatttcatttcaaatttcatttcatttatttcagtctgACTTTCCTCTTCAGCCCCTCAAAACACACCCCACACTCAGAATTTCCAGTGATTAATCCTTCTGTCAAACACCAAGGTCTTCTTTCCACGCCTCTCCTTGTTCCTGTGCGAGATTCCTCACAAATGTGAGCGGCACCCAGAGTCACATTCCTGGCTGCTTTCCCCACTCCTGCCTTGGGAATGGAGTGAGGCCCTGGGAATtctgccccactgcagcccctgctccaaCTGCCTGCACAGATCCTCCCAAGGAGAAAAAGGGGCAGAAGACCCTGGAATTGTCATTAAATCCCCACCAAAGGAAAcggagctggccctgctccaggggggCACACaaacagcccagccctgccctgggaattccaggggcTCCTTAATTAGGGCCGGAGGGGCAGGAacgctgtccccagccagggagAGTCCTGCAGCAGTTGTCACTTGGGATCAGCCCCGAGAGCATtaaagcccagccctgcagcccagaaacagcttcagagcagctctcaCAGGATGTGGAACTCGCCGAGGGCTGAGCAGACGTAAAGCAGCTTAATtcagggcacagctcccagccccaggccctgggCAGCAAACATGTGATCAGTGGGGCAGGAAGGTTAATGAAAGGAAGGGCTGCTGGCaagagcagggcctgggcacCGAGGGCTGTCACATCAGGCCTGGATTAgatctggaaaagcagcacaagccAGGCAAGTGTCAGTGCTCAGCCCCATCAAACCCCGGGTGCTGATTGTTCTAATGCAGGGGAAAGCTGAGAGtcagccccaggcacagcccaggggggctctgccacctccaggatcccagagctgggccaggATCTGCCAGGATTGCAGAGGGACCCCGAGCTGGGAAcggcagctgagccctgcagagcccggGGGCTCCGTGcctggcaccagctcctgccagggcctgccagGATCCTGCCAAGATCCTTCTGAGATCCTGCCAGGATCCCTCCAAAGTCCTGCCAAGATCCCCCCAGGCTCCTGCCAAGATCCCTCCAAAGTCCTGCCAAGATCCCCCCAAGCTCCTGCCAAGATCCTTCTGAGATGCTCCCAAGCTCCTTCTGAGATCCTGCCAAGATCCCTCCAAGATCCTTTCAAGAATCCCTCCAAACTCCCTCCAAATTCCTTCTGAGATCCCTCCAAAGTCCTTCCAAGATCCTTTCAAGAATCCTCCAAACTCCTTCCAAATTCCTTCCAAGCTCTCCCCGAGCCCCTTCCCTACAGAcccactcccagcccaggctcaggCAAGAGAGCAAAGTTGGATTTCCTGGCACAAGATCCAGGCCCTGAGGTGTCTCTGCCTGTACCCCTAGAAACCAGACCCACAGGGACatttgggaagggctgggaattcACCCTGCAGGAGGAACTGGCAGAGTCACTTTGCTGTCCATAGCTGGCTAACAGCTGGGAAACAAGGCTGGGGTTTTATTACCTCtttcatcctctctcttctccaaTTGACTCACGGGGTGAGTTAAACacatggaaggaaaaagagaattattcCAGGTCTGTGCCCAACGGGGTTTGTGTGTAATGGACGCAGAGCCTGTGGGGCTCCCACCAATCCCAAAAACGTGGAGAGCACTGCACTGAACTGACCCAGAACAGCACAAAGGGGACACAGCCGAGAAAGTCACTGAGCACAGaccccactgctgcctcccccTGCAGGGCAGAACAAAAGAGCTCATTTCCATTGCAGAAAAAAGGAATCCAGTGGAAGCTCTGAGATCAGCTCAATGGAGCAGAGTTCACCGACGGTAACTGCTGGATTCTAATCTTACCCTGTAGgttttttgttctattttaGATTCTGTGCTCTATTTTTGGCTCAGCAACAAGCCAGAAATTTTTCAGCCGTGCTAATTGCAAAATACTACAAAAATAAAGCCCTGTTTACATTCTCCCTAAAAGGCCAGTGCTGTACAAAGAAATTTCCCTGcatttcagctctcaggaggCACAGGACACGCGACTGCTCAGCCGTGGGTTTCTCAACAGgcatttctgttttggaaaCACCTCTCTCCTTGTGGGAACCTTGTTTAGAGTAGAATCAAACGCTGCCAAATATTCCCCTCTACCTGTTGATGGATTAAAGgaagctggaaaacacagagcatGGGACAAATGATTTTATGGAGAAGTCAGCCACGTGTGCAGTGTTTCCATAAAACACAAGCCCAGAGAGTTCCAGCCCCAGAAAGGCTCCAAACAGCACCAGTCCCACATCTCACTGGGCTTTGGGCTCCTCAGAGCTGGCACTGATGGCAGTAGAGAACTTTGCCCTCTATAAATACAGACAGATTGGGCAGTAATTTTTTATTGGTCTGCTGTTGTTGAGGTGTATCTGTGCAATTCTGACACTTCACCATCCTGAAGGCAGGAATTTAATCTGCACCTCCAAACACTCCAAAGGCAGAGAAAATACTGCTCAAGCCCCACTTATTTGGGGTTTCTGAGACCCCCCCCATCCAaacccccagccccaaaccccgctgagccccctccctgcccgggACACAATGACAGCAATGGTGATAACGATGTTGATAACGGGGCgggctctgtgccctggccCGGCTCTTCGCACCGCCGGAGATGCTCCCACAGCTGCGGCCATGAAACATTCATGGCCTTGGGCTGCGCTGCTCTACATATTTCATATTTCGGCATTAAAAAGGCATGAAGCGACATTTCCTTCCGCCATGTCCCTAGTTCACTTCCATCCCTATCTCCGGAGCGGCTGCCGGAGGTGTCGGAGCTGCGGGGGGCTGGCAGAACGGGCGCCCGctgtcctggggaaggcagatGAGGATAAGGCGGCCCACAGGGTCCGGGGAAGGCAGCGGGAAGGAGCCGCTGCTGccggagctgggcagggctggggccgGCACTGCCCcttctggagcagcctgtggagCAGAACCCCCCGCCAGGCCCCGGACAGGCTCTGGGGAGGATCAGGAGAAGGAGATCAGGATAAATATAACTCCCATTGGAAGACCCCCTCGCCCCACTGGCATCCGGCGCAGCCCGGGGGATTTGCTGACCCTcgccccccccccacccccggggCTCCCCGCTGGTCAGGGGTAAAGGCCGGGAGGGGTGGCGGGACAGGCGAGCTGCTCCCGGGGGATTCGGCACAGCACGGAGAAGGTGAGGGGGAGGAgaggctcctccagcagggagCCGGGCTCGAGAGGTGCCGCGGGGCCAGCGGAtgctcagggaggtgctgcaggtgcagccgGACCTGGCCAGGAAcaacctgcagctgctcttaTCACAGCGGAAGCAATCCGATTTTAAAGGCAAATAAGCATCCTTTAAAAGGTTAGGATGCCTATAAAGTGCCCGCTGAGTGCAGCCCGAGCTGAGAGCAGCGCTGTGCGACCCGGGCGGTGTCCCGggagcctctcccagctgctggaggccgcttttcctccagcccagctcctctgcccgTGAGCACAGCGccattctgcagctctgcagcgCGTTCTGAGACTGGGAGCGATCGGTACCGAGCATTTCCCGGGGGCACACCGGGAACGCTGGAGCCCCACGGCCGGGCCGCAGCAGCCGAAGGTTATCCTCGGGAAAATGAAGGCTTCATTTACTGCCCGTGTTGCTGTTTGATGCTATCTCGGCCCACGGGGTGTTTACAGcccccggccgggcccggcgcgGAATTGGGGCAGGAAGGGGCGATGCGGGCGCGGAGCTGCTCCACCCCTCGCTGTGTTTACCCCAAATAAaccgcggggccggggctggccCGCACCTTAAAAGCGCGGGCAGGTGCGGTGCCACAGGGGACCCGGCAGGGGTGGCCGAGCTGGCACATGCTGCAGGTGGGGCTCAGCCTGCCCCGCTGCCCCGGGGGCGCGGCCGCCGCCCTCCCCATGGCCGAGCCGGCCGCGGGCGAGGAGCCGGGCACCGGGCCAGGTGAGTGCGAGAGCGGGACCCGCCCGTGCCGGGCCACGGCCGGGGGGcgcaggggctggggcacagccgGGCTCCTGCCCCGAGCCCCCGGCTCGTCCCGGGCCGGGCAGAGCGGAGCCTCCGTTCAGCACCCGGGGCCGGGGTACGGCGGTCGGTCGGGTGGGCTCGGGCTGATGCTCCTCGGTACCGGGGCAGGGCAGCGCCCTGAGAGAGGAATTTGGGGTGAATTTGGGCTGCAAACCGCCCCCGATCGACCCCCGGTGATGTCTCAGCCTGGTTTCTGTGGCCAGGAGCCCCTGTGACTGTGCCGGGGTCAGGCTGTGTCCGGGACAGGAGTCGGCCCGAGCGGCTCCggatccagcagctcctgccctgaaCCAGGCTGAGACCGgcccactgctcctgctggccttGGGCAAGCGCCAAACTGAGCTGGAGAGCGAGAGCCAGAGCCGGACCCGGCCCGGGACCCTCCCGATGTGCCACCACGGgctgtcccccgtgtcccctcgGCTCAGTGCGAATCCATCCCTGACCCCCAGCAACCGAGCACAGGCGCGCTACAAGCGTCCCAGGGTTAATGGGTGCGCTAATTGGCGGTGTCGCCGGGCGTGGGTgagtgcccagcagagctcacccACGCGgggacagctcccagccccggcAGGGCTCGGCTCAGCTCTCCGGagccctctctcctctctcGGGCGGCTGCCCGAGCCCTGATCGGGGCCGGGAGCTTTGGGAGCGGTGAAAAGCCCCTCACAGTGTGAGAAGCTGCCCTGACACCCAGCTGGGCCTGGCCCCACACTTCTCCGGGGCCCGGAGCTGATGGGAGCGGGAGAGGACAAAGCCTGAAACGCTTCCCTTTGCGGGGGAGAGCAAAGACATGCAGCACGTGGCTGTGAGACTCAGAGCGCCCTGAGCCGGGGTGGAACGCTGCTGGTGATCAATAGAAGCTCTTTGTCCCGCAGAGGCGCTCGGCTCCTCCCCGGTCACCATCGTGGTCACGTCCGAGGCTGACACCTGGGACATAGACACCTccccgggccggggctgcgggcacTTCGTGGAGTGGGACAAGATGCCGGAGGCGCAGGGGCCGGCGCAGATCCCGCGGGACGTCCTGGGCCGGCCCCCGAAGGAGCTGAAGCGGCTGGCG contains the following coding sequences:
- the CCDC42 gene encoding coiled-coil domain-containing protein 42, with product MAHEDGSYYRGQYKERLLPLLRELQAAEEDSTNSFICVLKKMKEVRLMEKVVEETEEAFAERMETLAEQWRDLHARRAQLKAHVVTSGTTVKENERLRTQALKKAKEEKEENSKKESELLRARRELEALRKKHQKLSKKLLKYSPFKKYLEDVVENSQFRDIDDVISYYKALLRTRKDLLQSQWWHRQLLEQGKGLQQQLRAEKEAEMHQCRNDLVQLKESFAQAQSDIQQWEDRWAQVQDRAARKAVELRSLTMAIHGLFHTASARLQPQGRVAAGDSHRQLDMIRQFIHDLQDFTEDMKERGRAL